The window TAAACGTTTTGTTTTGTTTTAAACTCTTTTGCAAAAAATGCAAAAAAAAAACAGTTTATAGGGTATGTTTTTTTTTGGTTTTATTTTTTTTTGGCAGTTATTTTTTTTGAAATAAGGTTATTTAAGGGAAAAGTGTGAAACAAATAACTATATTAAATAACCTTTTATATTATGAAAACCTTGTATGTTAGTAGATGAAAAAATAAAGAATAGCAGGAAGGAGATAGTTTCAAATAAAATAATTCATAAAAATTGTTTTTATTTTGGAATTTTTATTATATACTAGTTAGTAACTAGATAATTTTACAGGAGAGGAAAGATGACCAGACTAGAACGAAAATTAAATGTAAAAAGACTTTTCATAGATGCCACCATGACTATTATTCAAGAAGAAGGCTTAGAAGAGGTCAGTATAAGAAAGGTTGCCAAGATCACCGGCTACAACAGTGCAACCCTTTATACATATTTTAAAAATTTAGACCACTTAATCCTTTTGGCCTCTATAAAATTTTTAAATGAGTATATAACCGGGTTGGATGGCTATACTGCAGAGGCTGAAAACTCCTTGGAGCAAGGAATTCTTATTTGGGAATTTTTTTGTAAGTGCTCATTTCAAAAACCGGAGATCTATAAATCTATATTTTTTTCTAATTTAGATTTTAATAGGAAAGATTTTGAAAATTACTACGAGATAAAGGAATTTTATAAGATCTATCCAGAGGAGATAACGACCTCCTTTTCTAAGTTTCACCGTATGATCTTAAAACTGGATATCTATGAGAGAAATAAAATCCTTTTGATAAAGATAGCCCGAGAAAGGTTGATTTCTCCCAGTAATATAACTGCCATCAACGACATGCAGGTACTTATTTATAAGGGGCTTTTAGAGGAAGCTACAAAACCTGAAAATTTTTACAGGCGTAAAGTTTTATGTAATAGAGCTATAAAATACATAAAAAGCACTTATAAGTTGTATACCTTAAAGGAGTGCAGGTTATTGAAGTAAATAAAATTAGAGGGAGTCTCAGACTCCCCCTAATTTTATTTACGAATTACTATATCTATCTATCTATTCAAATATCTGTTATGGATTTTTTCATATTTTAAATTTGTATCTTCTCCATGTCCCGGATAGATGGTGATGTCATTGGGGTATGTTTTGATTTTTTTCAGACTTTCTCTCATCTGTTCCTTATTGCTCAGCTGCGTATTGGTTATACCTATAGTTTTTTTGAACAAAAAATCTCCTGTAAACATTGCTTTCTCTGCCCCAAAATAATAGACAATGGAGCAGGTGGTGTGTCCCGGAGTATCTATTACAGAGAATTCAAAATTTCCTATGTTTTGCTTCCCCTCATCCAGATACCTGAGGTCGATCTTATCTATATCAAACCTTGTTCTTACTCCATATTTTTTTATGGTATAATCAAAATTTGCGTCCATTATATAATTGGGCCGGTTGGAACTAAGGTAGACAGGAACCTTGTACTTATCCACAAACTTATCCACTCCCAAAAGGTGATCCCAGTGGGTGTGGGTCAGCAGGATCCCCAACACATTTAACCTGGATTTTTCTATATACTCATCGATACTATCAAAGTCGCTTAAATCCACGATTAAACAGTCGCTGCCCTTTATTAAAATATAGTTATTATTTTCAATTATCCCCCGGGTAATTTTTTTTATCTTCATAACTCCTCCATGGCTAAAATACTGTTTATTTCTGGATGCAACGTCACGTTGCTTTTATTTTATATATTCCCTTAATTTTTGTTTTTCATCCTCTGAGATAAAAGCTGCTTCTACACTGTTGAGATATATATCTGTATATTCTTCTTTTTTTAGATGAAAAGCTTTCTCTATTTGGATACATTCTTCGGTCATGGTAGTGTCTGAAACTGTTCGATTGTCTGTATTTAATGTTACCATAATTTCATCATTATAGAAATCATATATTGGATGTTCCCCATAATTTTTTACGGCCTTAGTCTGGATATTACTTGTAGGACAGATTTCTAAAGGGATCTTTCTTTCCTTCACCAGATTATAAGCTTCTCTGCTGTTAGTTATAAATACTCCGTGTCCGATTCTCTCTGCTCCCAGCAATTCAATTGCATCGGCAACATTTTGCCCTATGCCTGTCTCTCCTGCATGGACAGTTATCCTATACCCGTATTCCCTTGCTTTTTTCATGGGTTCGATAAATTTATGACAAAATCCTGCCACTTCTCCACCGCAAAGATCCACTGCCACAACTCCTTGTCCTATGAACTGCTTTCCCTCCTCAACTATTTTCATAGCTGATTCAGCTGATAGGTGTCTCATACAGGATAAGATATAGTTCCCCTTTATATCGTATATTTTTTCTGCTCTACTCATCCCCTGCAGGACACTCTGGATTATCTCCTTTGTAGTCAACCCCTCTTTAGTATGCTGCTGGGGAGCAAATCTTATCTCTATATATTTTATATTTTCCATGGCAGCATCTTCCATAAGTTCAAAAGATACCCTCTCTAAATCTTCTTTAGTCTGCATAACAGCTATTGGCAGGTCAAAACATCTAAGATATTCATCCAGTGAACTGCAGCTTAAAGGGGCAGTCAGCTGCTTTCTGATACCTTCCAAACTTTGGGTTAATTCCAACCTATTTTTTTTGATTATATCCAGAACTGTTTCAGCCCTTAAACTTCCATCTAAGTGGCAGTGCAGATCTATTTTTGGCATTTTGTTAAAATTCATTCTTATTCCTCCTATTGTTTAGATCCATCTATAGATTTCTGAGTAATAAAAAAAATTCCCATTACAAAGAAAGCTGTAAAAACAGACCCTCTTCGTAATCAGGAATTATAGGTACCTGGTAGAAACCTCCAAACCATATTATTGGAGTTATACGATGTTAAATTATTTATAATATTTTAACAATTATTTCACTTTATGTCAATTATGCCTGATTTTTTTTCGATGATCAATTCTTCATAGCCTGTATTTAAATCCATCCCTCGATCAAACTTATAATTTTCTAATATCCCTATAACCAGCTCACATGTTGTATTAATAATATTCCCTTCTGCAAGATGCCCCCCAAAACTAATCCCCTCTGAATCGCTGCAGCTTATGTGTATATGGACACCTTTAGGAGAAATGGTCCCGTTGAGTGAAAGGATCTCCAGATTTTCTTTAATCTCTTTAATATTTATACCATCAGCTACTCTAAATCTGGCCTTTGATACACAGCCTACAGAGGAAAGGATGACTCCTGCCTTGATCTGCCTTTCTTTAGCTATTCTTTCTATTTCAACTTTTAAATCCATACCTTCAGTCAATCTAACAGCATATATCTTCATTTCATCTCCTCTCTAAATGTATTCTGGATTTAATGTTACTGTATTTAAATAAAATTTGCAAGTTGAAAAAAAAACTGATCCCGGGATCAGCCTTTTCTAGAGATAAACCTTACTTCTTCTTAAGAGCTATTATTCGTACTCCTAATTCTTTTTCTAATTCAGAAATTTTTTGCAATTGTTCTTTTGGCAGCTTATCATAATCATAGTGCGATTCTCGGTAAGCGATAAGAAGAAGGTTATTTTCTTCCTCCATTTTTTTAATCTTTTCAATTCCTTTCTCGTCACAACCTGAAATAAAATGATGCATAACTGATCCCCTCCACTATTAAAATTTTACATACTAACTTTAACCTAAGAAAGCTGAAAATCAAAGATCTTTCTATTCTAACTGATCCCTTCTTTTGACCTACTTTCTCCCTATAATCATTGAATAGTATGACTTGTGAGTTTCCCCGGTCTTGATATCGATGACATCCGGATCATGCTCTATGATCTTAAATTCCTTAAGGTATTTTTTTATGTCATTTGCCTCGAATATATGAGGTTCCAACTCAACCGATTCATCTCCGTCAAAACGAATCCTGATCTCCTTGGGATGTTCCAGGGCTTGATTTGACCCCGACTCCAAAAACTCATAACCGGCACCCTCCAATATTAATTTGATCTCATCGATTAGTCTCAAATCTATCATCCTCCTTTTGCTTTACTCTCATATATTTAGTTTTTATTAAAAAAGCCGCCTCAGGGGCAGCTAAGGGAGAGAGAGTTACATTATTTTTTTCGATAAGTTTGGCAGTCTACCTCATTTCCTACAACCGACATGTGAATCCCGGATGCAGAACATTCCAAAGAACGGTTAAAAGAACATGAATCTACTTTACATGAACCTACTCCACCGGAAATATCATCAAATCCAGCCTTCCTAGAGCCAGCCATAAATGTGTCGCAACATGGTACATCGTCCCCTATATTTATACCAGGGGTATGACATCGTTTGTTTTTGTTATATACACAAGTTTCAGCATTGCAATCAAATATCCTTGTAATTTCCATATTTTATCCTCCATGACTCTCTCCTGTATTTTATATACAACCTTCCTCTTTATTTCCTTCAATTAAATTTTATTTGTCTTTTTTGTGTAACTATGATTTTTAAGGCTGTAATCTCCAACATGATTAAAATAAAATTTGAAAAAAATTAAGATTAACTTAGATCCCTGTAACCTAACTATACAGGGATCTGGGTTAATTCGAGATCCTTCCATCTTTTATATGTATTTAAAAAATTGACTTTTTGAAACTTTAGAGATAACATCAGTCTTAAGTAAAGCTTAAGAAATAATTAAAAAACATAAGGAGGTCTTTAAAATGAGTGACATTACCCCCCCTAAAAAAACTATCCTAGGAGTAATAGTTTCTATTATTATTATATTTGCAGTAGCAGCTTTTTATATGGGAACCCTTCAAGGAGTAATTGACAAATTGTCAGAAACAACAAAGTTAAAAACTGAATATAAAACAACTATCGAAGAATGGGAAGAAAATAATGGCTGAAGGGTCTTTAATTTTTGTCCGCCATTTTCATTTCTTGGTGGCATTTGATGGAGGAGGCTTAAAGCCAATGTTTGTGTTTATACCTTCCTTTATCTCAGCCGTTACCGTATCGTATTCTGCAGTCCCTGTGACAGGGTTACCATACATATAGATTGTCAAAATATCATCAATTTTGAGTCCAGATAATGCCCTCTTGAACCAATTCATTGTATCTATCTGGTTAACAGTAAGAAAAAGATTAGTTAGATTATCAAGAGTGTTAAAGTTCGTTCCCTTTAGGTTTGTTATCTGGTTCATCTGAAGAGACAGTTCTCCCAGACTATTAAGACCACTGAAGTCTGAACCTTCTAGGCTCACTATTTGGTTGCCGCTAAGATTGAGATGTGTCAGGCTATGAAGATCGCTGAAATCCACCCCCTTTAGGTTCTCTATCTGGTTGCCACCAAGATTGAGATATGTCAGACTACCTAAGCCGCTGAAGTCTGCATTCTTTAAGCTCACTATCTGATTGTCCTGAAGATTAAGAATTTTCAGATTGTCGAGTCCGCCAAAATTCACCTCCTCTAAACTCTTTATCTGGTTGTTGCTGAGAGTGAGAGTTGTCAAACTATTGAGGCTGCTAAAATCTACCCCCTCTAGGTTCGTTATTTGGTTGTTACCAAGAGTGAGAGTTGTCAGGCTATGGAGACCGCTGAAGTCTGCTTCATCTAAACTCTTTATCTGGTTGTCACTGAGAGTGAGAGTTGTTAAACTTTTGAGACCACTAAAATCTAGATCCTTTAGACTCGCTATCTGGTTGCCCTTAATATTAAGATGTCTCAGGCTATTGAGATCACTGAAATTAACTCTGTCAAATCTTTTAATTTGATTGTGCGATAAAAAAAGATATATTAATTTATTTAATTTGGAAAAATCTACATCTTCTATGGAGTTTATCTGATTATTTCCCAGGAATAACTCGGTCAGATTAACGAGATTTTCTATTCCATCCAGATTCTCGATTCCCATATGTTCGACATTTAAAATTTCTATTCTCTTCAGATCCGCTGTTTTCAAGTTTTCAGAGGTAGAAGTATAATCTGACAGTTGCTTTATCTCCTCCCAGATAGCATCCCTGAGTTTTTCATCCTTTATCATTATGCCCTCCTTCACTTTAAGTTTTAATAACAACTATACAGCAATGAGCTGTATAACAAAATTGACATCAGATCATGAAAATAATTACCTAATTATAGTATATATTGGAAATTAAAAAAATCCTTTGATATTTTTTATTGTTTTGGAATTTATCAAATTTTTATCCGCCATTTTCATTCCTTGGTGGAACTTGATGGAGGCAACT of the Psychrilyobacter piezotolerans genome contains:
- the add gene encoding adenosine deaminase, which produces MNFNKMPKIDLHCHLDGSLRAETVLDIIKKNRLELTQSLEGIRKQLTAPLSCSSLDEYLRCFDLPIAVMQTKEDLERVSFELMEDAAMENIKYIEIRFAPQQHTKEGLTTKEIIQSVLQGMSRAEKIYDIKGNYILSCMRHLSAESAMKIVEEGKQFIGQGVVAVDLCGGEVAGFCHKFIEPMKKAREYGYRITVHAGETGIGQNVADAIELLGAERIGHGVFITNSREAYNLVKERKIPLEICPTSNIQTKAVKNYGEHPIYDFYNDEIMVTLNTDNRTVSDTTMTEECIQIEKAFHLKKEEYTDIYLNSVEAAFISEDEKQKLREYIK
- a CDS encoding MBL fold metallo-hydrolase, which gives rise to MKIKKITRGIIENNNYILIKGSDCLIVDLSDFDSIDEYIEKSRLNVLGILLTHTHWDHLLGVDKFVDKYKVPVYLSSNRPNYIMDANFDYTIKKYGVRTRFDIDKIDLRYLDEGKQNIGNFEFSVIDTPGHTTCSIVYYFGAEKAMFTGDFLFKKTIGITNTQLSNKEQMRESLKKIKTYPNDITIYPGHGEDTNLKYEKIHNRYLNR
- a CDS encoding DUF1540 domain-containing protein; its protein translation is MAGSRKAGFDDISGGVGSCKVDSCSFNRSLECSASGIHMSVVGNEVDCQTYRKK
- a CDS encoding PPC domain-containing DNA-binding protein, with the protein product MKIYAVRLTEGMDLKVEIERIAKERQIKAGVILSSVGCVSKARFRVADGINIKEIKENLEILSLNGTISPKGVHIHISCSDSEGISFGGHLAEGNIINTTCELVIGILENYKFDRGMDLNTGYEELIIEKKSGIIDIK
- a CDS encoding leucine-rich repeat domain-containing protein: MIKDEKLRDAIWEEIKQLSDYTSTSENLKTADLKRIEILNVEHMGIENLDGIENLVNLTELFLGNNQINSIEDVDFSKLNKLIYLFLSHNQIKRFDRVNFSDLNSLRHLNIKGNQIASLKDLDFSGLKSLTTLTLSDNQIKSLDEADFSGLHSLTTLTLGNNQITNLEGVDFSSLNSLTTLTLSNNQIKSLEEVNFGGLDNLKILNLQDNQIVSLKNADFSGLGSLTYLNLGGNQIENLKGVDFSDLHSLTHLNLSGNQIVSLEGSDFSGLNSLGELSLQMNQITNLKGTNFNTLDNLTNLFLTVNQIDTMNWFKRALSGLKIDDILTIYMYGNPVTGTAEYDTVTAEIKEGINTNIGFKPPPSNATKK
- a CDS encoding TetR/AcrR family transcriptional regulator; the encoded protein is MTRLERKLNVKRLFIDATMTIIQEEGLEEVSIRKVAKITGYNSATLYTYFKNLDHLILLASIKFLNEYITGLDGYTAEAENSLEQGILIWEFFCKCSFQKPEIYKSIFFSNLDFNRKDFENYYEIKEFYKIYPEEITTSFSKFHRMILKLDIYERNKILLIKIARERLISPSNITAINDMQVLIYKGLLEEATKPENFYRRKVLCNRAIKYIKSTYKLYTLKECRLLK